Proteins from a genomic interval of Acetobacterium woodii DSM 1030:
- a CDS encoding dicarboxylate/amino acid:cation symporter produces the protein MEQKKTLLLSLSSLDEANEFVQEMLQNYKCPKSDSIRAQLFVEETIVYWLKEAKQNETFELSIKKRFKTITLTLNYRSEPKNPLTASELSEDQELEFSRIGQDILIGLSSVTYSYEKGNNISYTLKQKPLNPALTTAIAFVSAILCGLIFLAAAPALGKMFGTMILTPISSTFFGFLNAIVIPVLFFSAIGSIFNMDNLAQMKKIFRMLLTWTITIILVTSAVSLLVAQIFLLSEASTQTQNVSGDLWQQIGTMIFGIIPTNIIQPFLDGNTLQIMFLAVVSGVVMLTLNGRFPSITKIITESNLIFSTILDAVCALMPLVVFISILNMMVSGEGIALLGAFRLIMLILGSYLIINLILLASVAIIEKISPLAYLKTAAPFLLVAMSTASSSAAFASHTATALSKQKIRDSVVYFSIPVGVLFNKQDAIPLLILTSPFVGQIYGINFTIAEMIPVVVLCMILSVAVPPSPGMGAFIFTIVYNLLGIPLEGLALAVTIAIFMDYPATASNVMITNIGMLHTEHWLKKREESTKITV, from the coding sequence ATGGAACAAAAAAAGACTTTGTTATTAAGCTTATCCAGTCTTGACGAAGCGAATGAATTTGTTCAGGAAATGCTACAAAATTATAAATGTCCAAAATCAGATAGCATACGAGCACAGCTTTTTGTGGAAGAAACGATTGTGTATTGGCTAAAAGAGGCTAAGCAGAATGAAACTTTCGAATTATCAATTAAAAAAAGATTTAAGACCATTACCTTAACACTTAATTATCGTAGCGAACCAAAGAATCCACTCACTGCATCAGAGCTATCTGAGGATCAGGAGTTGGAATTTAGTCGAATTGGTCAGGATATATTAATTGGATTATCTTCAGTTACTTATTCTTATGAAAAAGGTAATAATATATCATATACGTTAAAACAAAAACCACTTAATCCAGCATTAACAACAGCGATTGCTTTTGTGAGTGCGATATTATGTGGTCTCATTTTCCTAGCGGCCGCACCGGCATTAGGAAAAATGTTTGGAACGATGATTCTTACTCCGATTAGCAGTACTTTTTTTGGATTCCTAAATGCCATTGTCATTCCAGTTTTGTTTTTTTCAGCAATCGGAAGTATTTTTAATATGGATAACTTAGCTCAAATGAAAAAAATCTTCCGGATGCTATTAACTTGGACGATAACCATTATTCTCGTTACATCAGCCGTTTCTTTGCTGGTTGCTCAAATATTTCTTCTTAGTGAAGCTTCCACTCAAACCCAGAATGTAAGTGGTGACCTATGGCAACAAATCGGCACGATGATTTTTGGAATTATCCCAACAAATATCATCCAGCCATTTTTGGATGGAAACACCCTTCAGATTATGTTTTTAGCTGTTGTTAGCGGGGTCGTTATGTTAACTTTAAATGGGCGGTTTCCGTCGATAACTAAAATTATTACCGAAAGTAATTTGATTTTTTCAACTATTCTTGATGCTGTGTGTGCATTGATGCCATTGGTGGTATTTATCAGTATCTTAAACATGATGGTATCTGGGGAAGGTATTGCGTTACTGGGGGCCTTTCGATTAATCATGTTGATTTTAGGCTCTTATCTGATTATAAACTTAATTCTTCTGGCGTCGGTTGCTATTATCGAGAAGATCTCTCCGCTAGCTTATTTAAAAACGGCGGCGCCTTTTTTGCTTGTTGCGATGTCTACGGCCAGTTCAAGTGCTGCCTTTGCCAGTCACACGGCAACTGCTTTAAGCAAACAGAAAATAAGAGATTCTGTCGTTTATTTTTCAATTCCGGTTGGAGTATTATTTAACAAACAAGATGCCATTCCACTCTTAATTTTAACATCACCGTTTGTCGGTCAAATCTATGGCATCAATTTTACCATAGCAGAGATGATTCCGGTAGTTGTTTTATGTATGATTCTATCTGTTGCTGTACCGCCTTCCCCAGGAATGGGAGCGTTTATTTTTACCATTGTTTATAATTTATTAGGTATTCCTCTTGAGGGATTAGCACTTGCTGTGACAATTGCTATATTTATGGATTACCCAGCTACAGCAAGTAATGTTATGATTACAAACATTGGTATGCTCCACACAGAACATTGGTTAAAAAAGCGGGAAGAGAGTACAAAGATAACCGTTTAA
- a CDS encoding VOC family protein — protein sequence MQIQPYVSFNENCRGAVEFYADVFGTDKTEIILFGETVSEHVCNKSDNTDAFLINDEKKRKDTKVMLSDIPPDDSNTQSDKITLIIVSDDLDEIKILYFKLKEGGIVETELQETFWSKYYGSLIDKFGVSWQLNYDDGRMKQVL from the coding sequence ATGCAGATACAACCTTATGTTAGTTTTAATGAAAATTGTCGGGGGGCTGTAGAGTTTTATGCAGATGTATTTGGTACCGATAAAACCGAAATAATTTTGTTTGGCGAAACAGTTTCAGAACATGTGTGTAATAAATCTGATAATACGGATGCATTTTTGATAAATGATGAGAAAAAGCGCAAAGATACAAAGGTAATGCTTTCGGATATTCCACCGGATGATTCGAATACTCAAAGCGATAAGATAACCTTAATTATTGTAAGTGACGATCTTGATGAAATAAAAATTTTATATTTTAAACTAAAAGAAGGCGGGATCGTTGAAACGGAACTTCAAGAAACGTTCTGGAGTAAATATTATGGTTCTCTTATTGATAAATTTGGTGTCAGTTGGCAATTAAATTATGATGACGGAAGGATGAAGCAAGTGTTATAA